A window from Fibrobacter sp. UWB11 encodes these proteins:
- a CDS encoding sugar transferase translates to MYKHFFKRLIDIVLSGIGIVVLAFPMLVIAIAIKLDSKGPVFFKQKRVGIHKTHFFIYKFRTMRTDTPKDAPTHELSDPKKWITRVGGFLRKTSLDELPQMFNIFGGSMSIIGPRPALWNQYDLIAERDKYGANDVPVGLTGWAQINGRDELEIPVKAALDGEYVKRQSFLFDCKCFFGTFISVLKSEGVVEGGTGEIHKHEAEGHHEQSSQAHPEQAKSVEGSKEAS, encoded by the coding sequence GTGTATAAGCATTTCTTCAAGCGTTTAATTGACATTGTTCTTTCTGGTATTGGCATTGTGGTGCTTGCATTCCCGATGCTCGTTATTGCTATCGCTATCAAACTTGACAGCAAGGGACCTGTGTTCTTTAAGCAAAAACGTGTGGGCATTCACAAAACTCACTTTTTCATCTACAAGTTCCGCACCATGCGTACTGATACTCCGAAGGACGCTCCAACGCATGAGCTCAGCGACCCTAAAAAGTGGATTACGCGAGTTGGCGGATTCCTTCGCAAGACAAGCCTCGACGAACTTCCGCAGATGTTCAACATTTTTGGCGGCTCCATGAGCATTATCGGACCACGTCCTGCGCTTTGGAATCAGTACGACCTGATTGCCGAACGTGATAAGTATGGTGCAAACGACGTGCCCGTGGGACTTACCGGCTGGGCGCAAATTAATGGCCGCGATGAACTCGAAATCCCCGTGAAGGCGGCCCTCGATGGCGAATATGTAAAGCGCCAGAGTTTCTTGTTTGATTGCAAGTGCTTTTTTGGCACCTTTATTAGTGTGCTCAAGAGCGAAGGCGTGGTCGAAGGCGGCACAGGTGAAATTCACAAGCATGAAGCCGAAGGTCATCACGAACAGTCCTCTCAGGCTCATCCTGAGCAAGCGAAGTCTGTCGAAGGATCCAAGGAGGCCTCATGA
- the ruvB gene encoding Holliday junction branch migration DNA helicase RuvB encodes MEDQRIISPQKCSFDEGDSDRNLRPPSLSEFTGQDDIKESLSIAIEAARQRGDALDHCLFAGPPGLGKTTLSSIIAKEMGVNIHITSGPVLEKASDLAGLLTSLQENDILFIDEIHRLNRVVEEYLYPAMEDFRLDIMLDSGPAARSVNLPLKHFTLVGATTRSGLLTGPLRDRFGLQYRLELYNEKDIVKILMRSARILGVELSEEAAKILGGRCRGTPRVANRVLRRCRDVAQVRGSGIIDERAALKTLEMLGIDSEGLDPTDRKILAMMIDKFGGGPVGLGTISAAMGEEPDTLEEVYEPYLLQKGLISRTPRGRIATQNAYRMLHKPIPKSMFSEQTELEL; translated from the coding sequence ATGGAAGATCAGCGTATAATTTCTCCGCAAAAATGTTCTTTTGACGAAGGCGATTCTGACCGCAATTTGCGTCCGCCTAGTTTGAGCGAATTTACAGGGCAAGATGATATCAAGGAAAGCCTCTCTATAGCCATCGAGGCTGCAAGGCAACGCGGCGACGCGTTAGACCATTGTTTGTTCGCGGGTCCTCCGGGTCTTGGAAAAACGACTCTTTCGAGCATTATCGCAAAAGAGATGGGCGTGAATATCCATATTACCAGCGGTCCCGTACTCGAAAAAGCCAGCGACCTTGCAGGGCTCCTCACGAGCCTGCAAGAAAACGATATTTTATTTATCGACGAAATTCACCGCCTAAACCGCGTTGTTGAGGAATATCTCTACCCCGCTATGGAAGATTTCAGGCTCGACATCATGCTCGATTCTGGCCCGGCAGCACGTAGCGTGAACCTCCCCCTCAAGCATTTTACACTCGTAGGCGCAACAACGCGCAGCGGGCTTTTGACAGGACCTCTCCGCGACCGTTTTGGCCTGCAATACCGTCTGGAACTGTACAACGAAAAGGATATCGTCAAGATTTTAATGCGTAGCGCCCGCATTTTGGGCGTTGAACTTTCAGAAGAGGCGGCCAAGATTCTCGGCGGCCGCTGTCGTGGAACGCCACGCGTGGCAAACCGCGTACTCAGGCGTTGTAGGGATGTCGCACAAGTTCGCGGCAGCGGAATCATCGATGAACGCGCAGCACTCAAAACACTTGAGATGCTCGGCATCGACAGTGAAGGGCTAGACCCGACCGACCGCAAGATTCTCGCCATGATGATAGACAAGTTTGGCGGTGGGCCCGTCGGACTCGGTACTATCAGCGCGGCCATGGGCGAAGAACCAGACACTCTTGAAGAAGTCTACGAACCCTATCTGCTCCAAAAGGGGCTTATTTCGAGAACTCCGCGCGGCCGCATCGCCACGCAGAATGCGTACAGGATGCTCCACAAGCCTATCCCAAAGTCGATGTTCAGCGAGCAAACTGAATTGGAGTTGTAA
- a CDS encoding N(5)-(carboxyethyl)ornithine synthase, with the protein MKTVGFPISHKENEKRRAIVPEDLKKMAHPELIYIESGFGDVLGLTDSDFKSIGCQIVSHEEVLKADIICDPKIGDADYLEKLNKGQTIFGWVHATQNRDITDKIIASGLTAFAWEHMFENGRHTFWFNNELAGESAVIHAFQCYGRLPFGLKVAVIGNGNTARGAVRVLNMLGAHVMQYGRKTEQLLRDEIGNYDVVVNCILWDVNRKDHVVSKNDLNRMKRGSMIIDVSCDRHGGIETSVPTTIEKPTYVVDGVVHYAVDHTPSLFYKTFSYNNSKIIYPYIEELMSGNIGKVLKDSMIFENGAIIDQEIVKYQNR; encoded by the coding sequence ATGAAAACTGTTGGTTTCCCGATTAGCCACAAGGAAAACGAAAAACGCCGTGCCATAGTTCCCGAAGATTTGAAAAAAATGGCTCATCCTGAGTTGATTTATATTGAATCTGGTTTTGGTGATGTTCTTGGATTGACTGATTCTGATTTTAAGTCTATAGGTTGTCAGATCGTATCACATGAAGAAGTTCTTAAGGCTGATATTATTTGTGACCCTAAAATTGGTGACGCCGATTATCTTGAAAAACTAAATAAAGGGCAAACGATATTTGGTTGGGTCCATGCAACACAAAATCGTGATATTACTGATAAAATTATTGCTTCGGGATTAACTGCTTTTGCTTGGGAACACATGTTTGAAAATGGACGGCATACTTTTTGGTTCAATAATGAACTTGCTGGAGAATCCGCTGTTATTCATGCGTTCCAATGCTATGGTCGCTTACCTTTCGGTTTGAAGGTTGCTGTTATTGGTAATGGTAATACCGCAAGAGGTGCAGTTCGCGTTTTGAATATGCTTGGTGCTCATGTTATGCAATATGGACGTAAGACTGAACAATTGTTGCGTGATGAAATCGGCAATTATGATGTCGTTGTGAACTGTATTCTTTGGGATGTAAATCGCAAGGATCACGTTGTTTCGAAAAACGATCTTAATCGGATGAAACGTGGATCCATGATTATTGACGTAAGTTGTGATAGACATGGCGGAATTGAAACAAGTGTGCCGACTACAATTGAGAAACCTACGTATGTTGTAGATGGAGTAGTTCATTATGCCGTTGACCACACTCCATCGTTATTCTACAAAACTTTTTCGTATAATAATTCCAAGATTATTTATCCTTATATTGAGGAATTAATGAGTGGAAATATTGGTAAGGTTTTGAAAGATTCCATGATTTTTGAAAATGGTGCAATTATTGATCAGGAAATTGTTAAATATCAAAATCGATAA
- a CDS encoding CapA family protein — MSIIIGADIVPTERNSSYFEKENIEYLVGSDLIQIFKDTDYRVFNLETPLTNDVAPIDKCGPALRADCSTILGIKKLGVDLFTLANNHIMDQGETGLTSTINLLKKNEISYLGAGENLEQARKPFVKNIKGKRIGFYACAEHEFSIASENNAGGNPFDALESFDHVVALKAECDFVVVLYHGGKEYYQYPSPMLQKVCRKFVEKGADLVVCQHSHCIGCEEKYAEGTIVYGQGNFLFDDCVNPFAEHSLLIKIEDDFSINYLPLVKFENGVRLATGDDAEKIIDAFKIRSEQIKEDGFILKEFAKFAPSMLQNYLIVCSGFRHRIICRILNRLTHGRIVKKLTSAYSKDELLALRNFIECEAHRELWIEGLLKK; from the coding sequence ATGTCTATTATTATTGGCGCTGACATTGTTCCTACGGAAAGAAATAGTTCTTATTTTGAAAAAGAAAATATAGAGTATCTTGTTGGAAGTGATCTTATCCAAATTTTTAAAGATACTGATTATCGCGTTTTTAATCTTGAAACTCCGTTGACGAATGATGTTGCTCCAATAGACAAGTGTGGCCCTGCTTTACGAGCAGATTGTTCTACTATATTGGGAATTAAAAAGCTAGGCGTTGATCTTTTTACCTTGGCGAATAATCATATAATGGATCAAGGTGAAACGGGTCTTACTTCGACTATTAACTTGCTAAAAAAGAACGAAATATCTTACCTTGGTGCTGGTGAAAATTTAGAACAAGCTCGAAAGCCTTTTGTAAAAAATATAAAAGGGAAACGTATTGGCTTTTATGCTTGTGCGGAACATGAGTTTTCTATTGCAAGTGAAAATAATGCTGGGGGCAATCCATTTGATGCATTAGAGTCTTTTGACCATGTTGTTGCTTTAAAGGCTGAATGTGATTTTGTAGTTGTCCTTTATCATGGCGGAAAAGAGTATTATCAATATCCATCGCCGATGTTGCAGAAGGTCTGTCGTAAGTTTGTTGAAAAAGGTGCCGATTTGGTTGTTTGCCAGCATAGTCACTGTATAGGTTGTGAAGAAAAGTATGCTGAAGGCACAATCGTGTATGGACAAGGAAATTTTTTATTCGATGATTGTGTCAACCCATTTGCAGAACACAGTCTTTTAATAAAGATAGAAGATGATTTTTCTATAAATTATTTGCCTTTAGTTAAATTTGAAAATGGTGTTCGCCTTGCTACTGGTGATGATGCTGAGAAAATTATTGATGCGTTCAAAATTCGTAGCGAACAAATAAAAGAAGACGGTTTTATTCTAAAAGAATTTGCAAAATTCGCTCCATCCATGTTGCAAAATTATTTGATTGTTTGCTCTGGTTTTAGACATAGAATAATATGTAGAATATTGAATCGCCTAACACATGGTAGGATTGTAAAAAAATTGACAAGTGCGTATAGTAAAGACGAGTTGCTCGCACTTCGAAATTTCATTGAATGTGAAGCTCATCGAGAGCTTTGGATAGAAGGCTTATTGAAAAAATAA
- the ruvA gene encoding Holliday junction branch migration protein RuvA — protein MIERIRGILVQKSPTFVIVECAGVGYGVNISAYTAGKLPEEGAEVVLHTNLVVREDSMTLFGFADKTEKDTFIMLLDVNGVGPKLAQRILSGSTPADLLNMIASDNKASLSKIKGLGKKTCEQMTLTLKEKAGAMLQTLGDVEGSGITGMGALTGAKMEAVLALHTLGVKDPAAEKAVVKAVEVLGDAADAAALIPEALKYL, from the coding sequence ATGATAGAACGAATCCGTGGCATTTTGGTACAGAAATCCCCCACTTTCGTAATCGTGGAGTGTGCGGGGGTCGGTTACGGGGTCAACATTTCGGCATATACGGCCGGCAAGCTGCCCGAAGAGGGGGCGGAGGTCGTTCTACACACGAATCTCGTTGTGCGCGAGGACTCCATGACGCTTTTCGGTTTTGCCGACAAGACTGAAAAAGATACGTTCATCATGCTGCTCGATGTCAACGGCGTGGGGCCTAAGTTGGCTCAACGGATTTTGAGCGGCAGTACACCGGCTGACCTCTTGAACATGATTGCAAGCGACAACAAGGCTTCATTGAGTAAAATCAAGGGCCTTGGCAAAAAGACTTGCGAGCAGATGACGCTCACGCTCAAGGAAAAAGCGGGCGCCATGTTGCAAACTTTGGGCGATGTCGAGGGTTCTGGCATTACCGGCATGGGAGCTCTCACAGGTGCAAAGATGGAAGCGGTTTTGGCCTTGCATACGCTTGGCGTAAAAGATCCAGCGGCAGAAAAGGCTGTCGTGAAGGCAGTCGAGGTCCTTGGCGATGCAGCGGACGCCGCGGCACTCATACCGGAGGCTCTCAAGTATCTATAA
- a CDS encoding glycosyltransferase family 2 protein, translated as MICALVTLYYPKAAHIDNLRALLPQVDKVIICDNSPNDNSSFVPSECVYTSVRKNLGLSAAFNRVLKDEKYKWTPDDMIIFFDQDSRIVENHVRKLIESYEDCVTNNCKVGCIGPFFYNSSNNTVEIPRDKKEITSNVYEVKSIITSSMMCKYKDLQEIGFWNEEIFLDMADWDLCWRFMQKGYKCCMTSRVSLLHAVGTGEKKLGFIRMRVGAPIREYYEIRDCLYLMRKKYTPLKFKVRFLAMLTLRSFIHVICYDEKKKRLNYIIRGVKDFVNDIHGELKNS; from the coding sequence ATGATTTGTGCGTTAGTGACATTGTATTATCCCAAAGCAGCTCACATCGATAATCTTAGAGCTTTGTTGCCGCAGGTGGATAAGGTTATAATTTGTGATAATAGTCCTAATGATAATTCTAGTTTTGTTCCTAGTGAGTGTGTTTATACATCGGTTCGCAAAAATCTTGGATTGTCGGCTGCTTTTAACAGAGTCTTAAAAGACGAAAAGTATAAATGGACCCCTGATGATATGATCATTTTTTTTGATCAGGATTCCAGAATTGTTGAAAATCATGTAAGGAAACTTATTGAATCTTACGAAGATTGTGTTACGAATAATTGCAAAGTTGGTTGTATTGGTCCCTTTTTTTACAACTCAAGTAATAACACTGTTGAAATTCCACGTGATAAAAAAGAGATAACATCTAATGTTTATGAAGTAAAAAGTATTATTACTTCATCTATGATGTGTAAATATAAGGATTTGCAAGAAATTGGTTTTTGGAACGAAGAAATTTTTTTAGATATGGCTGACTGGGATTTATGTTGGCGATTTATGCAAAAAGGGTACAAATGCTGTATGACTTCAAGAGTTTCTCTTTTGCATGCTGTTGGTACTGGCGAAAAAAAATTAGGTTTTATTAGGATGAGAGTTGGTGCACCGATAAGAGAATATTATGAAATAAGAGATTGCCTATATTTGATGAGAAAAAAGTATACACCATTGAAGTTTAAGGTGCGTTTTTTAGCTATGTTGACTCTGAGAAGTTTTATTCACGTGATATGCTATGATGAAAAAAAGAAACGTCTGAATTACATTATTCGTGGTGTAAAAGATTTTGTAAACGACATCCATGGTGAATTAAAAAACTCTTAG
- a CDS encoding ATP-grasp fold amidoligase family protein — translation MNIKHELLKLIPDSIYLKNAYKKIMGKNLNLRTPKTFNEKLQWLKLHNRNPLYTTLVDKYAVKNWAARQIGDSYIIPTLGVWDKFEEIDFEKLPNQFVLKCTHDSGSYFICKDKSKLDKIEAQKRFTKALKRNFFYSGREWPYKNVHPRIIAEQYMEDRNGAFVDYKFSCFNGVVDCVMVCLDRHLNDVKFYFFDKDWNLKRLNVRGKNAPDDFTIPKPPCMDEMFEIAAKLSKDIPFVRVDLFECDGKIYFGEMTFYPDSGFDANLLPETDAYFGQKIDLSKITRR, via the coding sequence ATGAACATTAAACATGAACTTCTCAAATTAATACCAGATTCTATATATTTGAAAAATGCATATAAGAAGATAATGGGAAAAAATTTGAATTTAAGAACTCCTAAAACATTCAATGAAAAATTGCAATGGTTAAAACTTCATAATAGGAATCCTCTTTACACAACACTCGTAGATAAATATGCTGTAAAAAATTGGGCTGCTAGACAAATTGGCGATTCGTATATTATACCGACTTTAGGCGTATGGGATAAATTCGAGGAAATTGATTTTGAAAAATTACCAAATCAATTTGTGTTAAAATGTACCCATGATTCTGGTAGTTATTTCATTTGCAAAGATAAATCAAAATTGGATAAGATCGAGGCTCAAAAGAGATTCACCAAGGCGTTAAAACGGAATTTTTTCTATAGTGGTCGAGAATGGCCCTATAAAAATGTACATCCTCGCATCATTGCTGAACAATATATGGAAGATCGCAATGGTGCTTTTGTTGATTATAAATTCTCTTGTTTCAATGGGGTCGTTGATTGTGTGATGGTTTGCCTTGATCGTCATCTGAATGATGTTAAATTTTACTTTTTCGATAAAGATTGGAATTTAAAACGGTTAAATGTCCGCGGAAAAAATGCACCTGATGATTTTACCATACCAAAACCCCCCTGTATGGATGAAATGTTCGAGATTGCAGCAAAACTATCTAAAGATATTCCGTTTGTTCGTGTTGATTTATTTGAATGTGATGGAAAAATTTATTTTGGTGAGATGACTTTTTATCCCGACAGCGGATTTGACGCAAACCTTTTGCCAGAAACAGATGCGTATTTCGGTCAGAAGATAGATTTAAGTAAAATTACAAGGAGATAG
- a CDS encoding EpsG family protein, which produces MISDASNVYSNVLYLVGILGSFLVAYFFQKLTPNKIKIAQIFKSFLIASPMSIVLGLRSISVGYDTYMYSHYFFGKLEALPKTEFLFSQSMVLLNRMFGSDNYTIMLLFFSYATVFFAFYAIEKFNTNNSRAVYVLSYCLIFGLCITDQFRQLLGCSLFLMAIAYFSNEKRIRGILYVIIGTFTHSTVLVVALVYLVCGLIEKSEFGNVRVQFSKENSMGFTLNPKALIFFGFVIVVLILFFTSSSFLDFLINIVPINYSQYFTTRLNQESVGFGLVLDSMIIIPMIFLHKYCTTHHERTIFLFGLFVPVFRLCGYMSYFLYRMLYYPELAVLMLYGVLLRKQNVPNYMKVIVILICALFYYINYMYLNNHGAFPYEFYFEKRG; this is translated from the coding sequence ATGATTAGCGATGCTTCAAATGTGTATTCAAATGTCCTATATTTAGTAGGTATATTAGGAAGTTTTTTAGTGGCTTATTTTTTCCAGAAGCTAACTCCTAATAAAATAAAAATAGCTCAGATATTTAAGTCTTTTCTTATAGCAAGTCCTATGTCTATTGTATTAGGACTTAGATCAATATCTGTTGGTTATGATACCTACATGTATTCGCATTATTTCTTTGGTAAACTAGAAGCTTTGCCCAAAACAGAATTTCTATTTTCGCAATCGATGGTTTTACTAAATAGAATGTTTGGGTCTGATAATTATACAATAATGCTTCTGTTTTTTTCATATGCAACAGTATTCTTTGCCTTTTATGCAATTGAAAAATTTAATACAAATAATAGTAGGGCTGTTTATGTTTTAAGTTATTGCTTGATTTTTGGATTATGTATAACAGACCAATTTCGTCAGTTGTTAGGATGTTCGTTGTTTTTAATGGCCATTGCATATTTTTCTAATGAAAAAAGAATAAGAGGAATATTATATGTAATCATTGGAACTTTTACTCATTCGACTGTTCTTGTCGTTGCCTTAGTGTATTTAGTTTGTGGGTTGATAGAGAAAAGTGAATTTGGAAATGTTAGAGTTCAATTTTCAAAAGAAAATTCTATGGGTTTTACCCTTAATCCGAAGGCTTTGATTTTTTTTGGCTTTGTTATAGTTGTATTGATTTTATTTTTTACAAGTTCTTCATTCTTAGATTTTTTAATAAATATAGTCCCTATAAATTACTCTCAATATTTTACAACGCGTCTTAATCAAGAAAGCGTAGGGTTTGGATTGGTTCTTGATTCAATGATTATTATTCCTATGATCTTTCTTCATAAGTATTGCACAACACATCATGAAAGAACGATTTTTTTATTTGGACTATTTGTGCCTGTATTTAGACTTTGTGGATATATGAGCTATTTTTTGTATAGAATGCTTTACTACCCAGAATTGGCTGTCCTTATGTTATATGGGGTTTTGCTAAGGAAGCAAAATGTTCCTAATTATATGAAAGTGATTGTTATTTTGATTTGTGCTTTGTTTTATTACATTAATTACATGTATTTGAATAATCATGGTGCTTTCCCATATGAGTTTTATTTCGAAAAAAGGGGTTGA
- a CDS encoding NAD-dependent epimerase/dehydratase family protein: MIKILITGAKSYIGTSFADYLAQPEFAGMYQVDTLDMIGDAWRSYDFSGYDAVYHVAGIAHSDNGKISEERAKLYYAVNTDLTVECAKRAKEAGVKQFIFMSSAIVYGDSAPIGKEKLITRETPVNPANCYGDSKVQAENGLRPLDSDSFKVVILRPPMIFGKGSKGNFPLLSKLARKLPIFPKVKNCRSMLYIGNLVEFVRLMVENGEQGTFWPQNPQYSNTSEVIATIAKAHGKRCVLIPGLGWALKLLALATGLVNKAFGNLAYDQAMSVYKDPYQKFSLQEAIERTER, translated from the coding sequence ATGATAAAGATTTTAATTACCGGCGCGAAAAGCTATATCGGCACATCCTTTGCGGACTATCTTGCTCAGCCCGAATTTGCGGGGATGTACCAAGTTGATACTCTCGACATGATTGGTGACGCATGGCGCAGCTACGATTTTAGCGGCTACGATGCCGTCTATCACGTGGCGGGGATTGCTCATAGCGACAATGGTAAAATCAGCGAAGAACGCGCCAAGTTGTACTACGCCGTGAACACCGACCTTACGGTGGAATGTGCCAAGCGTGCAAAAGAAGCTGGCGTCAAGCAGTTCATCTTCATGAGCAGTGCAATTGTATATGGTGACAGCGCTCCCATTGGCAAGGAAAAACTGATTACTCGTGAAACTCCCGTGAACCCCGCCAACTGCTACGGCGACAGCAAAGTACAGGCCGAAAACGGCCTCCGCCCGCTGGACAGCGATTCATTCAAGGTGGTCATCCTCCGCCCGCCCATGATTTTTGGCAAGGGCAGCAAGGGAAACTTCCCGCTGTTGAGCAAGCTTGCTCGCAAGTTGCCCATTTTCCCGAAAGTCAAGAATTGTCGCAGCATGCTTTATATCGGGAACCTGGTGGAATTCGTGCGCCTCATGGTGGAAAACGGTGAACAAGGCACCTTCTGGCCGCAGAACCCGCAGTACAGCAATACCAGCGAAGTTATCGCTACAATCGCCAAAGCCCATGGCAAGCGCTGTGTGCTTATTCCTGGACTTGGCTGGGCGCTCAAGCTGCTCGCACTCGCAACAGGACTTGTAAACAAGGCCTTTGGTAACCTTGCATACGACCAAGCAATGAGCGTGTACAAGGACCCCTACCAGAAATTCAGCCTGCAAGAAGCAATTGAAAGGACGGAAAGGTAA
- a CDS encoding glycosyltransferase domain-containing protein, protein MDDINQIEMIRAIEDLNREKISLINDSTTVENERKSRLLNEIRHFQINKLISHIAVRLRPKISVAPSNCNMPKEKEYSLAKLGDPSLKVAVYTCITGNYDSPKSPYVHFPNCEYYIVSDCVKPNGWKLLDIDKELITKYGASLANRYVKFHPDEFFSKSYDYAIYLDGNITPVSDLSVLTELIDKDIGLAFHKHCSRNKLSEEYIACINQHKGNPNRLKSQIELFKKEGLPDDFGLIEGNFYICDLKNSKAISLLHQCWDLLLKTEGGRDQIIWPYVLWKNNINFDSVATLGSNVWKNVKISVGKHN, encoded by the coding sequence ATGGATGATATAAATCAAATTGAAATGATTAGAGCCATTGAAGATTTAAATAGAGAAAAGATATCTTTGATAAATGATTCTACAACGGTAGAAAATGAAAGAAAGTCAAGGTTGTTAAATGAGATAAGACATTTTCAGATTAATAAATTGATATCACATATTGCGGTACGATTAAGGCCTAAAATTTCAGTTGCTCCGTCAAATTGTAATATGCCAAAAGAAAAAGAGTATTCTTTGGCAAAACTAGGGGACCCGTCTTTAAAAGTCGCTGTTTATACATGTATTACAGGGAATTATGATTCTCCCAAATCGCCTTATGTTCATTTTCCCAATTGTGAATACTATATAGTTTCTGATTGTGTAAAACCAAATGGATGGAAATTGCTTGATATTGACAAAGAATTGATAACTAAGTATGGCGCTTCTTTGGCAAATCGATATGTTAAATTTCATCCTGATGAATTTTTTTCGAAATCATATGACTATGCCATATATTTAGACGGTAATATTACACCGGTCTCAGATTTGTCTGTGTTAACGGAGTTGATTGATAAGGATATTGGATTGGCCTTCCATAAACATTGCTCGAGAAATAAATTATCAGAAGAATATATAGCTTGCATAAATCAACACAAGGGTAATCCAAATAGATTAAAATCTCAAATAGAACTCTTTAAAAAAGAAGGCTTGCCTGATGATTTCGGGTTGATAGAAGGAAATTTTTATATCTGTGATCTTAAAAATTCCAAAGCAATATCTTTGTTGCATCAATGTTGGGATTTGTTGTTGAAGACAGAAGGCGGAAGAGATCAGATTATTTGGCCGTATGTTTTATGGAAAAACAACATAAATTTCGATAGTGTTGCAACATTGGGATCGAATGTTTGGAAGAATGTTAAAATATCCGTTGGCAAACACAACTAA
- a CDS encoding glycosyltransferase: MNSGILNDKYSVLMSVYRNDDPNFLTVAIESMLNQTIPPEQFVIVEDGIVGDEIEEVVSKYEKNSSLFSIVRLEKNGGLGNALNHGLKVCRNDLVARMDADDVSVPERCEKQLKAFAKNPDLKILGTQIKEFVGDTSNVISTRRVPTSFEEIKKFARRRSPFNHPTVMYKKEAIEKLGGYPILNRKEDLGLFISAVNNAYYSENLDESLLFYRTSVENQKRRKTWVNCKEYIEVMYAFFKKKQIGLADLAYVVFGQLMMYIAPSCITTKLSKKFLRT; the protein is encoded by the coding sequence ATGAATTCAGGTATTTTAAATGATAAATACTCTGTCCTTATGTCGGTGTATAGAAATGATGACCCGAATTTTCTTACCGTTGCGATAGAATCTATGTTGAACCAAACCATCCCTCCGGAACAGTTTGTGATTGTTGAGGATGGAATTGTTGGTGATGAAATAGAAGAAGTTGTAAGTAAATATGAGAAAAATTCAAGTCTTTTCTCTATTGTTCGATTGGAAAAAAATGGCGGTTTGGGAAATGCTTTAAATCATGGGCTAAAGGTTTGCCGTAATGATTTAGTTGCAAGAATGGATGCTGATGATGTTTCTGTTCCTGAAAGGTGTGAAAAACAATTAAAGGCTTTTGCTAAAAATCCTGATTTGAAAATTTTGGGGACTCAGATAAAAGAATTTGTTGGGGATACTTCAAATGTTATCTCAACAAGGCGTGTGCCTACTTCATTTGAAGAAATAAAAAAATTTGCTCGTCGGAGAAGCCCATTTAATCATCCAACGGTAATGTATAAAAAAGAGGCTATTGAAAAGTTAGGTGGATATCCTATATTGAATCGCAAAGAGGATTTAGGTTTATTTATTAGTGCTGTCAATAATGCATATTATTCAGAGAATCTTGATGAATCGTTACTTTTTTATAGAACTAGTGTGGAAAATCAAAAACGCAGAAAAACTTGGGTAAATTGCAAGGAATATATTGAGGTTATGTATGCTTTCTTTAAAAAGAAACAAATTGGATTAGCTGATTTGGCTTATGTAGTATTTGGGCAGCTAATGATGTATATAGCTCCTTCGTGTATAACAACTAAATTAAGCAAAAAATTTTTAAGAACGTGA